One genomic segment of Kordiimonas sp. SCSIO 12603 includes these proteins:
- a CDS encoding RNA-binding S4 domain-containing protein: MNFEETGEKIRLDKWLWHARFFKTRTLAGKVCKTGKVRLNGSHISKASVTIKTGDVLTFPKENEIKVIKMIAPGVRRGPAPEAQALYEDLTPPPIPKEQQAFEPQGATREAGAGRPTKAERRAIDKLMDR, from the coding sequence ATGAATTTTGAAGAAACGGGCGAAAAGATACGGCTTGATAAATGGCTGTGGCACGCCCGTTTTTTTAAAACCCGCACTTTGGCCGGCAAGGTTTGTAAAACCGGTAAAGTGCGCCTGAACGGTTCCCATATCTCGAAAGCCAGCGTTACCATCAAAACTGGCGATGTGCTGACATTCCCAAAAGAGAATGAGATTAAGGTCATTAAAATGATCGCACCTGGTGTACGTCGCGGCCCTGCACCAGAAGCACAAGCGCTTTACGAAGATCTCACTCCGCCACCCATACCAAAAGAACAGCAAGCTTTTGAGCCGCAAGGCGCAACGCGGGAAGCGGGCGCTGGCCGTCCGACTAAAGCCGAACGGCGTGCTATTGATAAACTGATGGACCGTTAG
- a CDS encoding isocitrate lyase/phosphoenolpyruvate mutase family protein — protein sequence MTHALKYHHFKTLHQQEQPLQLYNIWDAGSAKALEATGTQAIATSSAAVAMAQGYEDGEYMPFADLLRTAQQIATCSDLPCSVDFEAGYTQSDKELAANTRALLEAGVIGINFEDWDKSESKLRLAEEQTARIRAIKQTSDTLDLPLFINARTDLFLRESNPNNHQNLLEEAIERAHAYKEAGAECFFAPCLNDPALIKELCEKSPIPINIMMMEGAPTKAELAELGVKRISFGFAPYLEAMAGIKKAARAFMA from the coding sequence ATGACACATGCCTTAAAATATCATCACTTCAAAACCTTACACCAACAAGAGCAACCACTTCAGCTCTATAATATATGGGATGCAGGAAGTGCTAAAGCACTTGAAGCCACAGGTACGCAGGCTATTGCCACAAGCAGCGCCGCAGTTGCCATGGCGCAAGGATATGAAGACGGCGAATATATGCCCTTTGCGGACCTTCTTAGAACAGCACAACAAATTGCCACATGTAGTGATCTGCCATGTTCCGTTGATTTTGAAGCTGGTTACACACAATCTGACAAAGAACTCGCAGCAAATACTAGAGCTCTTCTTGAAGCCGGTGTCATCGGTATCAATTTTGAGGACTGGGATAAATCTGAAAGTAAGTTAAGGCTCGCTGAAGAACAAACCGCCAGAATCCGTGCCATCAAACAAACATCTGACACGCTTGACCTACCCCTTTTCATCAACGCCCGAACGGACTTATTTCTCAGGGAGAGTAATCCAAACAATCACCAAAACCTGTTAGAGGAAGCAATTGAACGCGCTCATGCTTACAAGGAGGCTGGCGCTGAATGTTTCTTCGCACCCTGCCTGAATGACCCTGCACTGATTAAAGAGCTATGCGAAAAAAGCCCTATCCCTATAAACATCATGATGATGGAGGGTGCCCCAACAAAAGCTGAGCTAGCAGAATTGGGAGTGAAGCGTATCAGTTTTGGATTCGCACCTTATCTGGAAGCTATGGCTGGTATTAAAAAAGCTGCGAGAGCTTTTATGGCCTAA
- the fdxA gene encoding ferredoxin FdxA translates to MTYIVTEACINCKYTDCVEVCPVDCFYEGENTLVINPNECIDCGVCEPECPAEAILPDTEDGLEYWLEVNTKFSEEWPNITVKKDPMPDADDWAKKDGKTELLSENPGEGD, encoded by the coding sequence GTGACCTATATTGTCACTGAGGCCTGCATCAACTGTAAATATACTGACTGTGTAGAAGTGTGTCCTGTAGACTGTTTCTATGAGGGTGAGAACACATTGGTGATTAATCCGAACGAATGTATCGATTGTGGGGTGTGTGAGCCAGAATGCCCTGCGGAAGCTATTTTGCCTGATACAGAAGATGGTTTGGAATATTGGCTGGAAGTTAATACTAAATTCTCTGAAGAATGGCCAAATATCACCGTTAAGAAAGATCCGATGCCAGATGCTGACGATTGGGCCAAAAAAGACGGTAAAACTGAATTACTTTCAGAAAACCCTGGGGAAGGCGATTAA
- a CDS encoding CarD family transcriptional regulator: MAKANKNPFSVGDYIVYPKHGVGKITELEAQEIAGMKLELYVVRFEKERMTLRVPTNKAEQSGMRRLSSDATLKEAFTTLKGKARIKRTMWSRRAQEYEAKINSGDLVSIAEVVRDLHRGADQPEQSYSERQIYESALGRLARELAAVEDIDEEAAMVKLEKELAA; this comes from the coding sequence ATGGCTAAAGCAAATAAAAATCCTTTTTCCGTTGGTGATTACATCGTTTATCCAAAACATGGCGTTGGTAAAATTACTGAGCTTGAGGCTCAGGAAATCGCTGGTATGAAGCTAGAGCTTTATGTAGTTCGCTTTGAAAAAGAACGGATGACACTTCGCGTGCCTACAAACAAGGCAGAGCAAAGCGGTATGCGCCGTTTATCTTCTGATGCTACACTGAAAGAAGCTTTCACAACCCTTAAAGGTAAGGCGCGCATCAAGCGTACAATGTGGAGCCGCCGTGCACAGGAATATGAAGCAAAGATCAACAGTGGTGATCTGGTTTCAATTGCCGAAGTTGTGCGTGATCTGCACCGCGGTGCTGATCAGCCTGAGCAATCTTATAGTGAGCGCCAGATTTACGAATCAGCGCTTGGCCGTTTGGCTCGTGAACTTGCTGCAGTTGAGGATATCGACGAAGAAGCAGCAATGGTGAAGCTGGAGAAAGAGCTAGCTGCTTAA
- a CDS encoding RNA polymerase factor sigma-32 produces MARGNWATTEDRRLIRFAMKAPMLEREEEGDLALAWQQERDEYALKKLTEAHLRLAIAAASKYRHYGLPVSDLIQEGTVGLMEAAYRFETSRDVRFSTYASWWVRAAVQDYVLRNWSIVRTGTTSAHKALFFNLKRLKARMGVDPDRPLSFIARTQIAEEMGVRLVDVEAMEGRMTANDRSLNAPVADESAQEWQDLLVSESPAPEQEIMETHDSSKKAALIEKAMENLTERETFIIRERQLKEEGVTLAVLGGQLGISKERVRQLEAQALGKLKQALINQVGDPVMAGLAEG; encoded by the coding sequence TTGGCGCGAGGAAATTGGGCGACGACAGAAGACCGTAGGCTTATTCGTTTTGCAATGAAGGCCCCGATGCTTGAACGCGAAGAGGAGGGTGATCTTGCTCTTGCGTGGCAGCAGGAACGCGATGAATATGCGCTCAAGAAACTGACCGAAGCACACCTTAGGCTCGCGATAGCGGCTGCCAGTAAATACCGCCACTATGGTTTGCCAGTTTCAGATCTTATCCAAGAAGGCACGGTTGGCCTGATGGAAGCAGCTTACCGGTTCGAGACATCCCGTGATGTTCGTTTCTCCACATATGCCAGCTGGTGGGTACGTGCTGCTGTGCAGGATTATGTGCTCCGCAACTGGTCGATTGTACGTACGGGCACGACATCAGCGCATAAAGCGCTCTTCTTTAACCTGAAGCGCCTTAAAGCCCGTATGGGGGTTGACCCTGACCGTCCGCTTTCTTTCATTGCCAGGACCCAAATTGCTGAAGAAATGGGTGTGCGCCTTGTGGATGTAGAAGCGATGGAAGGCCGTATGACGGCTAATGACCGTTCGCTTAATGCACCTGTTGCTGACGAATCTGCACAGGAATGGCAGGATTTGCTCGTTTCAGAATCGCCTGCGCCAGAGCAGGAAATCATGGAAACCCATGATAGCTCGAAGAAAGCAGCACTTATTGAAAAGGCAATGGAAAACCTAACCGAGCGTGAAACCTTCATTATCCGTGAGCGTCAGCTTAAGGAAGAGGGTGTAACTCTTGCGGTTCTTGGTGGCCAGCTTGGTATTTCGAAAGAACGGGTACGTCAGCTTGAAGCTCAAGCGCTAGGTAAGCTGAAGCAAGCGCTTATCAATCAGGTAGGTGATCCTGTAATGGCAGGTCTCGCAGAAGGCTAA
- a CDS encoding thermonuclease family protein: protein MLAYFWLSTPPEIDFDATALGLSKCGNAVIAEATSGDKVRLSSGEDIQLADIKAPEYWQAPSQYKSWPYAAISKDILHEMVSGKAANFYCGNKHMNFQGTKVAHIFIENNTWLQQKLLSEGTVFFYPGALSKPAVKSLYTQEKIARESGKGIWEKGVYGPKAALDTDLKSGWFHIVRGTVISAKKVRQTIYLNFEENWREDFTIEIPAKTARAMKKAGLNPLDMEHKSVEVRGIIEWGGGPKIILTSPNRLRLLPN, encoded by the coding sequence ATGCTAGCTTATTTCTGGCTTTCTACACCGCCGGAAATTGATTTCGATGCAACAGCTTTAGGGTTATCTAAGTGCGGCAATGCCGTTATCGCAGAAGCCACTTCTGGTGATAAAGTAAGGCTGTCCTCTGGTGAAGATATTCAGCTAGCTGATATCAAAGCTCCAGAATATTGGCAGGCGCCTTCCCAATATAAAAGCTGGCCGTATGCTGCTATTTCCAAAGATATTCTGCATGAGATGGTAAGCGGAAAGGCAGCAAATTTTTATTGCGGTAATAAGCATATGAATTTTCAGGGCACAAAGGTTGCCCATATATTCATAGAAAATAACACATGGCTCCAGCAGAAACTTCTCTCCGAAGGTACAGTATTTTTCTATCCTGGCGCTCTATCAAAGCCAGCCGTTAAATCTCTCTATACTCAGGAGAAAATAGCACGCGAAAGCGGCAAAGGTATTTGGGAAAAAGGTGTCTACGGCCCTAAGGCAGCACTTGATACCGACCTCAAATCTGGCTGGTTTCATATTGTCCGCGGCACTGTGATTTCCGCAAAAAAGGTGCGCCAAACTATTTATCTGAATTTCGAGGAGAACTGGCGGGAAGATTTCACGATAGAAATCCCAGCGAAAACAGCGCGAGCCATGAAAAAAGCGGGTCTAAACCCACTTGATATGGAACATAAATCTGTTGAAGTGAGAGGTATTATTGAATGGGGCGGAGGCCCTAAAATCATCCTCACATCCCCAAATCGGTTAAGGCTGCTACCGAATTAG
- a CDS encoding ATP-binding protein — protein MKLTKLLIPVFAVVIISITAITGLVSFMVKKEDTTALKEERAILTHELETFNNQLAALAEDNAKWDKAVENLYLSENLVWLRHTVASTIHGKNETEGIAVIKPDGTILYAEFENNYPAPDQLLSENLIATINSPRPAQPLTAAVQGTGMFITENRIFGYAFHEISSDTPMDIEGVPSLGPRPILVFFRELNAQSITNLKLGNAIKNPRIQNDLPTVLPSVSIVGTNGPIAYLVWEPFKPGSDIVAAVGIPIFFLGLVIFISLIFFTRNAFTLIRELERANKSKSAFLASMSHEVRTPLNSIIGFTELLSLELFGKVEGEKNKEYLSLIKGSGEHLLAIINDILDISKLEAGKYDVLSEPIETDAQIRSCLKLLEPAALDKAITITSSCAPTKIITDARIFRQILINILSNAIKFTGKEGSIHISAKPVDDRFRIRVVDTGIGMSPEDLEKALVLFGQASGAQQQDIKGTGLGLPLVKRFMQLLDGEMDITSARNKGTTVSLCFPMKNKGKRL, from the coding sequence TTGAAGCTGACGAAACTTCTTATTCCGGTTTTTGCCGTTGTAATCATCAGTATTACAGCGATTACTGGCCTTGTTTCCTTCATGGTAAAGAAAGAAGACACAACGGCGCTCAAAGAAGAACGCGCTATCCTTACTCATGAATTGGAAACATTTAATAACCAGTTAGCCGCACTCGCAGAAGATAACGCCAAATGGGATAAAGCTGTCGAGAACCTCTATCTTAGCGAAAACCTAGTTTGGCTAAGACACACCGTTGCATCCACCATTCACGGGAAAAACGAGACAGAAGGTATCGCCGTTATCAAGCCCGATGGTACTATTTTGTATGCAGAATTCGAAAATAATTACCCAGCCCCAGATCAACTTTTATCGGAAAACTTGATAGCCACCATCAATAGTCCGCGCCCGGCACAGCCGCTCACTGCTGCTGTTCAGGGAACTGGCATGTTTATCACGGAAAACCGGATATTCGGGTATGCGTTTCATGAAATATCCTCTGACACCCCTATGGACATTGAGGGCGTCCCTTCTTTAGGACCACGGCCTATTCTGGTATTTTTCAGGGAACTGAACGCACAATCCATTACAAACCTCAAACTTGGCAATGCCATTAAGAATCCTCGTATTCAAAATGATTTACCAACGGTTCTACCTAGTGTTTCTATTGTCGGCACAAACGGCCCAATTGCATATCTGGTTTGGGAGCCATTTAAGCCGGGCAGTGATATAGTAGCAGCCGTTGGCATACCTATCTTTTTCCTGGGGTTGGTGATTTTTATCTCACTGATATTTTTCACAAGAAATGCTTTTACACTCATCAGGGAACTGGAACGGGCCAACAAATCAAAATCAGCCTTTCTTGCTTCCATGAGCCATGAAGTAAGGACACCGCTTAATAGCATTATCGGGTTTACCGAGCTTTTATCTCTTGAATTATTTGGGAAGGTAGAAGGCGAGAAAAACAAAGAGTATCTCAGCCTTATCAAGGGAAGCGGCGAGCATCTGCTGGCTATCATCAATGATATCCTTGATATCTCCAAACTTGAAGCGGGGAAATATGATGTTCTCTCTGAACCTATTGAAACAGATGCACAGATACGTAGTTGCTTGAAACTTCTGGAGCCTGCCGCCCTTGATAAAGCCATTACCATTACAAGCAGCTGCGCACCCACAAAAATCATCACAGATGCGCGTATCTTCCGGCAGATACTCATTAATATTCTTTCGAACGCGATTAAATTTACAGGGAAAGAGGGTAGCATTCATATAAGCGCCAAACCTGTTGACGATAGATTCCGAATTCGTGTTGTAGATACCGGGATTGGTATGTCACCTGAAGATCTGGAAAAAGCCCTTGTTCTTTTTGGGCAGGCATCTGGCGCACAGCAACAAGATATAAAAGGTACAGGACTTGGTCTTCCTCTCGTGAAACGGTTTATGCAGCTGCTTGATGGCGAGATGGATATAACCTCCGCCCGAAATAAAGGCACTACGGTTTCTCTTTGTTTTCCCATGAAAAATAAAGGGAAACGGCTTTAA
- a CDS encoding GNAT family N-acetyltransferase: protein MALFDENCPAYFAENEKEDYATYLKANQDTYMVLQNTEGAVVAAYGLAYIEEMNRARVTWIMVSPTGQRAGLGRQMMAAVIGGARELKVDAIDIATSQHADQFFAKFGAIEIRNIKDGWGKGMHRIDMELKL from the coding sequence ATGGCGCTGTTCGATGAGAACTGCCCTGCCTATTTTGCGGAAAATGAAAAAGAAGATTACGCAACATATCTGAAGGCTAATCAGGATACGTACATGGTGCTTCAAAACACAGAAGGTGCTGTGGTTGCAGCTTATGGATTAGCCTATATTGAGGAAATGAACAGGGCGCGCGTTACCTGGATTATGGTAAGCCCAACCGGGCAGAGGGCAGGTCTTGGTCGCCAGATGATGGCAGCGGTTATCGGGGGTGCGCGAGAATTGAAAGTAGATGCAATTGATATCGCCACTAGCCAGCACGCTGATCAGTTTTTTGCCAAGTTTGGTGCCATAGAAATTCGTAATATCAAAGATGGTTGGGGCAAGGGCATGCACCGTATTGATATGGAATTGAAGCTTTAG
- a CDS encoding LysR family transcriptional regulator, with protein MIRLGLHHLAMIKSLNATGNVSATARELGLTQSAISHRMKEAERRVNTQIFHRDSHSIVLTQAGKRLLRSAEIILEEATAAERDLDHLSTGHRMVLRMGATCYMGFDWYPSFLHALEKKLPDCMVEIAPTIDENPANLLNDQVADFVLMAGTLEQPDLKNTPLFTDELVAVLPPNHPRCGEAFLQPDMFREEVYATHHTLPETGREYETLFKPAGIYPKEVISAGQTQAIFELILAGRAITILPRWPAQVHAKRLGLTLKPIGPKGTPIKWHASYKKSSKQETVIQQILGILKETTERE; from the coding sequence ATGATCCGGCTGGGATTGCATCATCTGGCAATGATCAAAAGCCTGAATGCCACGGGGAATGTTTCTGCCACCGCAAGGGAGTTAGGGCTTACACAGTCAGCCATCAGCCACCGGATGAAAGAAGCAGAACGCCGGGTGAATACACAGATTTTCCACCGGGACAGCCACTCTATTGTGCTTACACAAGCGGGTAAACGGCTCCTTAGGTCTGCCGAGATTATTCTTGAAGAAGCTACTGCGGCGGAACGTGATCTGGATCATCTTTCCACGGGCCACCGGATGGTATTAAGGATGGGGGCTACTTGCTATATGGGTTTTGATTGGTACCCTTCTTTCCTTCATGCACTCGAAAAGAAACTGCCAGACTGCATGGTGGAAATCGCACCCACCATTGATGAAAACCCAGCAAACCTTTTGAATGATCAAGTAGCAGATTTTGTATTGATGGCCGGAACGCTTGAGCAGCCAGACCTGAAAAACACTCCGCTATTTACCGATGAACTTGTTGCTGTTCTTCCGCCAAATCACCCACGCTGCGGAGAAGCTTTTCTGCAACCTGATATGTTCCGTGAAGAAGTATATGCAACCCATCATACCCTGCCAGAGACAGGGCGGGAATATGAAACCCTTTTTAAACCCGCAGGCATTTACCCCAAGGAAGTAATTTCTGCAGGCCAAACCCAGGCTATTTTTGAACTTATTCTGGCGGGCCGGGCCATTACAATTTTGCCGCGCTGGCCCGCGCAGGTTCACGCAAAAAGACTGGGGCTGACCCTAAAACCAATTGGCCCTAAAGGAACCCCTATAAAATGGCATGCTTCCTATAAAAAATCTTCAAAGCAGGAGACAGTTATCCAGCAAATACTGGGGATATTAAAGGAAACTACCGAAAGAGAATAA
- the kynA gene encoding tryptophan 2,3-dioxygenase gives MTETGKSDLRAVESENIHWDQDISYGGYLNLDKLLDCQNPRTDSHDEMLFLVIHQASELWMKLCIHELAAAMEHIKNDNLGASFKMLARISRIQGQLRQSWDVLSTMTPSDYSSFRDKLGQSSGFQSFQYRAIEFALGNKNAKLLEVHRSKPERYEPLKATLEAPSIYDLCIELLSKRGFDIPEECLNRDWSLPYEPSDAVEAAWATVYRETGKYWELYELAEKLVDLEHQFQMWRFSHMKTVERIIGYRKGTGGTGGVSFLVKALDLRFFPELWNVRTGL, from the coding sequence ATGACAGAGACGGGTAAATCAGATCTTCGGGCTGTGGAAAGTGAAAATATTCACTGGGATCAGGATATCAGTTATGGCGGCTATTTGAATCTGGATAAGCTGCTTGATTGCCAGAACCCTCGTACTGATAGCCATGATGAAATGTTGTTTCTGGTGATCCATCAGGCGTCTGAGCTATGGATGAAGCTCTGTATCCATGAGCTTGCGGCAGCCATGGAGCATATCAAAAATGATAATTTGGGGGCATCGTTTAAGATGCTGGCGCGTATCTCCCGTATTCAGGGGCAACTGCGGCAAAGCTGGGATGTGCTTTCCACCATGACGCCGTCTGATTATTCCAGTTTCAGGGATAAACTGGGCCAAAGTTCGGGCTTCCAATCTTTCCAGTACCGGGCCATCGAATTTGCGCTCGGCAATAAAAATGCCAAGCTTCTTGAAGTGCACCGCAGTAAGCCTGAGCGTTATGAGCCGTTAAAAGCAACGCTTGAAGCACCAAGCATTTATGATCTCTGTATTGAGCTGCTTTCAAAGCGCGGTTTTGATATCCCTGAAGAATGCCTGAACAGGGATTGGTCCCTGCCTTATGAGCCTTCGGATGCGGTGGAAGCCGCATGGGCAACGGTCTACCGTGAAACAGGTAAATATTGGGAATTATATGAGCTTGCGGAGAAGCTTGTGGATCTTGAGCACCAATTCCAGATGTGGCGTTTCAGCCATATGAAAACTGTGGAGCGGATCATCGGATACCGCAAAGGCACGGGCGGCACAGGCGGTGTTTCTTTCCTTGTGAAAGCGCTTGATCTCCGCTTCTTCCCTGAGCTCTGGAATGTGCGTACAGGCCTTTAG
- the kynB gene encoding arylformamidase yields MTKTYDISQTLSAETPMWPGDTPFGIEATWEIEDGCPVLVSKLTLSTHSGAHADAPSHYDKVGKDIADVPLETYMGDCVLVYALDGTGDITLEELKQQLDKAGTLERVLIRTFETFPHHRWPEGFRAVGAELIQYLAEQGCRLIGVDTPSLDPETSKDLHAHMAVKENGMAILEGLVLDDVPEGEYELIALPLKIKGADASPVRAVLRSK; encoded by the coding sequence ATGACTAAAACATATGATATCAGTCAAACCCTGAGTGCAGAAACGCCTATGTGGCCGGGGGACACACCCTTCGGTATTGAAGCGACATGGGAAATTGAAGATGGCTGTCCTGTGCTTGTGTCAAAGCTCACGCTTTCCACCCATTCAGGGGCTCATGCAGATGCGCCTTCCCACTATGATAAAGTTGGGAAAGATATCGCGGATGTACCGCTCGAAACTTATATGGGTGACTGTGTGCTTGTGTATGCTTTGGACGGCACGGGGGATATCACGCTTGAAGAACTCAAGCAGCAACTGGATAAGGCTGGAACGCTTGAGCGTGTATTGATCCGAACTTTTGAAACATTCCCACACCACCGCTGGCCTGAAGGGTTCCGTGCAGTGGGTGCCGAGCTTATCCAGTATTTGGCCGAACAGGGGTGCCGTCTTATCGGTGTGGATACCCCGTCCCTTGATCCTGAAACATCAAAAGATCTGCACGCCCATATGGCGGTGAAGGAAAACGGGATGGCCATCCTTGAAGGCCTTGTTTTAGACGATGTGCCTGAGGGTGAATATGAACTTATCGCGCTGCCGCTTAAGATAAAAGGGGCGGACGCCAGCCCTGTTCGCGCTGTTTTGAGGAGCAAATAA